In Citrobacter sp. RHB25-C09, the following proteins share a genomic window:
- the wecA gene encoding UDP-N-acetylglucosamine--undecaprenyl-phosphate N-acetylglucosaminephosphotransferase → MNLLTVSTDLISIFLFTTLFLFFARKVAKKVGLVDKPNFRKRHQGLIPLVGGISVYAGICFTFGIVNYYIPHAALYLACAGVLVFIGALDDRFDISVKIRATIQAAIGVVMMVVGKLYLSSLGYIFGPWEMVLGPFGYFLTLFAVWAAINAFNMVDGIDGLLGGLSSVSFAAMGLILWFDGQTSLAIWCFAMIAAILPYIMLNLGVLGRRYKVFMGDAGSTLIGFTVIWILLETTQGKTHPISPVTALWIIAIPLMDMVAIMYRRLRKGMSPFSPDRQHIHHLIMRAGFTSRQAFVLITLAAAILASIGVAAEYSHFVPEWVMLVLFLLAFFLYGYCIKRAWKVARFIKRMKRRLRKNRDNNPKLTK, encoded by the coding sequence GTGAATTTACTGACAGTCAGTACTGATCTCATCAGTATTTTTTTATTCACGACACTGTTCCTGTTTTTTGCACGGAAGGTCGCAAAAAAAGTGGGTTTAGTGGATAAACCTAACTTCCGCAAGCGCCACCAGGGTCTTATTCCGTTAGTGGGAGGCATCTCGGTTTACGCGGGTATTTGCTTCACTTTCGGGATTGTTAACTATTATATTCCTCATGCTGCTCTCTATCTGGCTTGTGCGGGTGTACTGGTATTTATCGGTGCGCTGGACGATCGCTTTGATATCAGCGTAAAAATTCGCGCCACCATTCAGGCCGCCATTGGTGTAGTAATGATGGTGGTCGGTAAGCTCTACCTCAGCAGCCTGGGTTATATCTTTGGCCCATGGGAGATGGTGCTCGGCCCCTTCGGTTATTTCCTGACGTTGTTCGCCGTATGGGCTGCAATCAACGCATTTAACATGGTTGATGGTATCGACGGATTACTGGGAGGGCTCTCCAGCGTGTCGTTTGCCGCGATGGGGCTCATCCTGTGGTTCGATGGTCAGACAAGCCTCGCCATCTGGTGCTTTGCCATGATTGCGGCCATCCTGCCTTATATTATGCTCAACCTGGGTGTGCTGGGGCGTCGCTATAAAGTGTTTATGGGCGATGCGGGCAGTACGCTGATTGGCTTTACCGTAATTTGGATCTTGTTAGAAACCACTCAGGGTAAAACGCACCCGATAAGCCCGGTGACCGCGCTGTGGATTATTGCTATTCCGCTGATGGATATGGTCGCGATTATGTACCGTCGGTTGCGTAAAGGAATGAGTCCTTTTTCGCCCGATCGCCAGCATATTCATCATTTGATCATGCGAGCCGGTTTTACTTCCCGGCAAGCATTTGTCCTGATCACCCTTGCCGCGGCTATTCTGGCATCTATTGGGGTGGCTGCGGAATATTCTCATTTCGTTCCTGAATGGGTCATGTTGGTGCTCTTTTTGCTAGCATTCTTCCTTTACGGCTACTGTATTAAGCGTGCATGGAAAGTGGCGAGATTTATCAAACGGATGAAGCGCAGACTACGAAAAAACCGTGATAACAATCCAAAATTAACCAAGTAA
- the rho gene encoding transcription termination factor Rho: MNLTELKNTPVSELITLGENMGLENLARMRKQDIIFAILKQHAKSGEDIFGDGVLEILQDGFGFLRSADSSYLAGPDDIYVSPSQIRRFNLRTGDTISGKIRPPKEGERYFALLKVNEVNYDKPENARNKILFENLTPLHANSRLRMERGNGSTEDLTARVLDLASPIGRGQRGLIVAPPKAGKTMLLQNIAQSIAYNHPDCVLMVLLIDERPEEVTEMQRLVKGEVVASTFDEPASRHVQVAEMVIEKAKRLVEHKKDVIILLDSITRLARAYNTVVPASGKVLTGGVDANALHRPKRFFGAARNVEEGGSLTIIATALIDTGSKMDEVIYEEFKGTGNMELHLSRKIAEKRVFPAIDYNRSGTRKEELLTTQEELQKMWILRKIIHPMGEIDAMEFLINKLAMTKTNDDFFDMMKRS, encoded by the coding sequence ATGAATCTTACCGAATTAAAGAATACGCCGGTTTCTGAGCTGATCACTCTCGGCGAAAATATGGGGCTGGAAAATCTGGCTCGTATGCGCAAGCAGGACATTATTTTTGCCATCCTGAAGCAGCACGCAAAGAGTGGCGAAGATATCTTTGGTGACGGTGTGCTGGAGATATTGCAGGATGGATTTGGTTTCCTCCGCTCCGCAGACAGCTCCTACCTCGCCGGTCCTGATGACATCTACGTTTCCCCTAGCCAAATCCGTCGTTTCAACCTCCGCACTGGTGATACCATCTCAGGTAAGATTCGCCCGCCGAAAGAAGGCGAACGCTATTTTGCGCTGTTGAAAGTTAACGAAGTTAACTATGACAAACCGGAAAACGCCCGTAACAAAATCCTCTTCGAAAACTTAACCCCGCTGCATGCAAACTCTCGTCTGCGTATGGAACGTGGTAATGGTTCTACCGAAGACTTAACGGCACGCGTTCTGGATCTGGCGTCGCCGATTGGCCGTGGTCAACGTGGTCTGATTGTTGCACCGCCGAAAGCGGGTAAAACCATGCTGTTGCAGAACATCGCGCAGAGCATTGCCTACAACCACCCAGACTGTGTGCTGATGGTGCTGCTGATTGACGAACGTCCGGAAGAAGTGACCGAGATGCAGCGTCTGGTTAAAGGTGAAGTGGTTGCTTCAACCTTTGACGAACCCGCATCTCGCCACGTTCAGGTAGCGGAAATGGTGATCGAGAAGGCGAAACGCCTGGTTGAGCACAAGAAAGACGTTATCATCCTGCTCGACTCCATCACCCGTCTGGCACGTGCCTACAACACCGTCGTACCGGCATCCGGTAAAGTTCTGACCGGTGGTGTGGACGCCAACGCCCTGCATCGTCCGAAGCGTTTCTTCGGTGCGGCACGTAACGTGGAAGAGGGCGGCAGTCTGACCATCATCGCTACCGCGCTTATCGATACCGGCTCCAAAATGGATGAAGTTATCTACGAAGAGTTTAAAGGCACCGGTAACATGGAACTGCACCTCTCGCGTAAGATCGCTGAAAAACGCGTCTTCCCGGCTATCGACTACAACCGTTCCGGTACCCGTAAAGAAGAGCTGCTTACCACTCAGGAAGAGCTGCAGAAAATGTGGATCCTGCGCAAAATTATCCACCCGATGGGTGAAATCGACGCAATGGAATTCCTCATTAACAAGCTGGCGATGACCAAGACTAACGACGACTTCTTCGACATGATGAAGCGCTCGTAA
- a CDS encoding rho operon leader peptide: MDRFKALSFNPSCRFSSAYLLVTRQRTDMN; the protein is encoded by the coding sequence GTGGACAGATTCAAGGCCTTATCATTCAATCCGTCTTGTCGTTTCAGTTCTGCGTACCTTCTTGTGACCAGACAGCGAACAGACATGAATTGA
- the trxA gene encoding thioredoxin TrxA, whose amino-acid sequence MSDKIIHLTDDRFDTEVLKADGAILVDFWAEWCGPCKMIAPILDEIADEYQGKLTVAKLNIDQNPGTAPKYGIRGIPTLLLFKNGEVAATKVGALSKGQLKEFLDANLA is encoded by the coding sequence ATGAGCGATAAAATTATTCACCTGACTGATGACCGTTTTGACACGGAAGTACTCAAAGCGGACGGGGCGATCCTCGTCGATTTCTGGGCAGAGTGGTGCGGACCGTGCAAAATGATCGCCCCGATTCTGGATGAAATCGCTGACGAATATCAGGGAAAACTGACGGTTGCTAAGTTGAACATTGACCAGAACCCAGGCACTGCGCCGAAGTATGGCATCCGTGGCATCCCGACCCTGCTGCTGTTCAAGAATGGTGAAGTAGCTGCAACCAAAGTGGGCGCACTGTCCAAAGGCCAGCTGAAAGAGTTCCTCGACGCCAACCTGGCCTAA
- the rhlB gene encoding ATP-dependent RNA helicase RhlB: MSKTHLTEQKFTDFALHPKVIEALENKGFHNCTPIQALALPLTLAGRDVAGQAQTGTGKTMAFLTSTFHYLLSHPAIADRKVNQPRAIIMAPTRELAVQIHADAEPLAQTTGLKLGLAYGGDGYDKQLKVLESGVDILIGTTGRLIDYAKQNHINLGAIQVVVLDEADRMYDLGFIKDIRWLFRRMPPTTQRLNMLFSATLSYRVRELAFEQMNNAEYVEVEPEQKTGHRIKEELFYPSNEEKMRLLQTLIEEEWPDRAIVFANTKHRCEEIWGSLAADGHRVGLLTGDVAQKKRLRILDEFTRGDLDILVATDVAARGLHIPAVTHVFNFDLPDDCEDYVHRIGRTGRAGASGHSISLACEEYALNLPAIEEYIGHSIPVSKYNPEALMTDLPKPLRLTRTRPGNGPRRAGAPRNRRRSG; encoded by the coding sequence ATGAGCAAAACACATTTAACAGAACAGAAGTTTACCGACTTCGCCCTGCACCCTAAGGTAATCGAAGCCCTTGAAAACAAAGGCTTTCATAACTGCACGCCCATTCAGGCTCTCGCACTGCCGCTAACGCTGGCAGGTCGTGATGTTGCAGGGCAGGCGCAAACCGGTACCGGAAAAACGATGGCGTTCCTGACGTCAACGTTTCATTATCTTCTCTCTCATCCCGCGATTGCCGATCGCAAGGTGAACCAGCCACGCGCTATTATTATGGCGCCGACGCGTGAGTTAGCCGTGCAGATCCACGCCGACGCTGAGCCGCTTGCACAGACCACGGGTCTGAAGCTGGGACTCGCTTACGGCGGTGACGGCTACGACAAACAGCTTAAAGTGCTGGAAAGCGGCGTCGATATTCTTATCGGCACCACGGGTCGTCTGATCGACTACGCAAAACAGAACCACATCAACCTGGGCGCGATTCAGGTTGTTGTCCTCGATGAAGCCGATCGCATGTACGATCTGGGCTTTATTAAAGATATCCGCTGGTTGTTCCGCCGCATGCCGCCGACGACGCAGCGCCTGAACATGTTATTCTCCGCAACCCTTTCTTACCGTGTTCGTGAACTGGCGTTTGAACAGATGAACAACGCCGAGTACGTTGAAGTCGAGCCAGAGCAGAAAACCGGCCACCGTATCAAAGAAGAGCTCTTCTATCCTTCTAACGAAGAAAAAATGCGTTTACTGCAAACGCTGATTGAAGAAGAGTGGCCCGATCGCGCCATTGTTTTCGCCAACACCAAACATCGTTGCGAAGAAATCTGGGGTAGTCTGGCGGCTGACGGTCATCGTGTAGGTCTGTTGACCGGCGACGTGGCGCAGAAAAAACGCCTGCGTATTCTTGATGAATTCACCCGTGGCGATCTGGATATTCTGGTCGCCACCGACGTTGCTGCACGCGGCCTGCATATTCCAGCAGTAACGCACGTCTTTAACTTCGATCTCCCGGATGATTGTGAAGACTACGTGCACCGCATTGGCCGTACCGGTCGCGCGGGCGCAAGCGGGCACTCTATCAGCCTCGCGTGTGAAGAGTATGCGCTGAACCTCCCGGCGATTGAGGAGTACATTGGTCACTCGATTCCGGTGAGCAAATACAATCCGGAAGCGCTGATGACTGACTTGCCGAAGCCGCTGCGCCTGACGCGCACACGCCCGGGAAATGGTCCGCGTCGTGCTGGCGCACCGCGTAATCGTCGTCGTTCAGGTTAA
- the gppA gene encoding guanosine-5'-triphosphate,3'-diphosphate diphosphatase, with protein MFSSTSIYAAIDLGSNSFHMLVVREVAGSIQTLTRIKRKVRLAAGLNSENVLSAEAMERGWQCLRLFAERLQDIPQPQIRVVATATLRIAVNAGEFIAKAQEILGCPVQVISGEEEARLIYQGVAHTTGGADQRLVVDIGGASTELVTGTGAQTTSLFSLSMGCVTWLERYFTDRNLAQENFDEAEKAARDVLRPVADELRYHGWKVCVGASGTVQALQEIMMAQGMDERITLAKLQQLKQRAIHCGRLEELEIEGLTLERALVFPSGLAILIAIFTELNIQCMTLAGGALREGLVYGMLHLSVDQDIRSRTLRNIQRRFMVDTEQAQRVAGLAVNFLDQVENEWHLEPISRELLISACLLHEIGLSVDFKQAPQHAAYLVRNLDLPGFTPAQKKLLATLLLNQTNPVDLSSLHQQNAVPPRVAEHLCRLLRLAIIFASRRRDDLLPAISMRADNEILTLTLPEGWLAQHPLGKELIDQESQWQSYVHWPLEVR; from the coding sequence ATGTTTAGCTCCACCTCAATTTACGCCGCTATTGATTTAGGTTCGAACAGTTTTCATATGCTGGTTGTACGTGAGGTGGCAGGAAGCATCCAGACGCTCACGCGAATTAAACGTAAGGTGCGTCTGGCTGCTGGCCTGAATAGCGAAAATGTCCTCTCTGCTGAAGCAATGGAGCGCGGCTGGCAATGCCTGCGTCTGTTTGCTGAGCGTCTGCAAGACATTCCTCAACCGCAAATTCGCGTGGTCGCTACGGCAACGCTGCGCATCGCCGTGAATGCCGGTGAGTTTATCGCCAAAGCGCAGGAGATCCTCGGCTGTCCGGTCCAGGTCATCAGCGGGGAAGAAGAAGCGCGTTTGATTTATCAGGGCGTGGCCCATACTACCGGCGGCGCAGATCAGCGTCTGGTGGTGGATATCGGCGGGGCCAGTACCGAGCTGGTGACCGGCACGGGTGCGCAAACCACCTCGCTGTTCAGCCTGTCGATGGGCTGTGTCACCTGGCTTGAACGCTACTTTACCGACCGCAATCTGGCGCAAGAAAATTTCGACGAAGCAGAAAAAGCGGCGCGTGATGTGCTGCGTCCGGTTGCCGACGAATTGCGCTACCACGGATGGAAAGTCTGCGTTGGCGCCTCTGGCACCGTCCAGGCGTTGCAGGAAATTATGATGGCGCAAGGGATGGATGAACGTATCACCCTCGCCAAACTTCAGCAGTTAAAACAGCGGGCGATCCACTGTGGTCGTCTTGAAGAGCTGGAAATCGAAGGGTTAACGCTGGAGCGCGCGTTAGTCTTCCCGAGCGGGCTGGCCATTCTGATCGCCATTTTCACCGAGTTGAATATTCAGTGCATGACGCTGGCGGGGGGAGCGCTGCGTGAAGGACTGGTCTATGGAATGCTGCATCTCTCTGTTGATCAGGACATTCGTAGTCGCACATTGCGCAATATTCAGCGTCGTTTTATGGTGGATACCGAACAGGCGCAGCGTGTCGCTGGACTGGCGGTTAATTTTCTCGATCAGGTCGAGAATGAGTGGCATCTGGAGCCGATCAGCCGTGAACTTCTGATCAGCGCATGCCTGTTGCATGAAATTGGCCTGAGCGTTGATTTTAAGCAGGCCCCCCAGCATGCGGCCTACCTGGTGCGTAATCTCGATTTGCCTGGCTTCACGCCGGCGCAGAAAAAGCTTCTTGCCACACTGCTGTTAAACCAGACCAATCCGGTCGACCTTTCTTCGCTGCATCAGCAAAACGCCGTACCGCCGCGCGTGGCTGAACATCTCTGTCGTTTACTCAGACTGGCGATTATCTTTGCCAGTCGCCGACGTGACGACCTCCTGCCCGCGATTTCCATGCGAGCTGACAATGAAATTCTGACGCTGACGTTACCTGAAGGCTGGCTGGCGCAGCATCCGTTGGGGAAAGAGTTGATTGATCAAGAAAGCCAGTGGCAAAGCTATGTCCACTGGCCGCTGGAAGTGCGGTAA
- the rep gene encoding DNA helicase Rep: MRLNPGQQQAVEFVTGPCLVLAGAGSGKTRVITNKIAHLIRGCGYQARHIAAVTFTNKAAREMKERVGQTLGRKEARGLMISTFHTLGLEVIKREYAALGMKSNFSLFDDTDQLALLKELTEGLIEDDKLVLQQLISTISNWKNDLKTPAQAAATAIGERDRIFAHCYSLYDAHLKACNVLDFDDLILLPTLLLQRNEEVRERWQNKIRYLLVDEYQDTNTSQYELVKLLVGNRARFTVVGDDDQSIYSWRGARPQNLVLLSQDFPALQVIKLEQNYRSSGRILKAANILIANNPHVFEKRLFSELGYGAELKVLSANNEEHEAERVTGELIAHHFVNKTEYKDYAILYRGNHQARVFEKFLMQNRIPYKISGGTSFFSRPEIKDLLAYLRVLTNPDDDSAFLRIVNTPKREIGPATLQKLGEWATTRNKSLFTASFDMGLSQTLTGRGYDSLTRFTHWLGEIQRLAEREPIAAVRDLIHGIDYESWLYETSPSPKAAEMRMKNVNQLFSWMTEMLEGSELDEPMTLTQVVTRFTLRDMMERGESEEELDQVQLMTLHASKGLEFPYVFMVGMEEGFLPHQSSIDEDNIDEERRLAYVGITRAQKELIFTLCKERRQYGELVRPEPSRFLLELPQDDLIWEQERKVVSAEERMQKGQASIANIRAMMAKAKEKS, from the coding sequence ATGCGTTTAAACCCCGGCCAACAACAAGCAGTCGAATTCGTCACCGGACCTTGCCTGGTGCTGGCAGGAGCGGGTTCCGGTAAGACGCGCGTCATCACCAATAAAATTGCCCATCTGATCCGTGGCTGCGGCTATCAGGCACGGCACATTGCGGCGGTCACCTTTACCAATAAAGCGGCGCGCGAAATGAAAGAGCGTGTCGGCCAGACGCTTGGGCGAAAAGAGGCGCGCGGACTGATGATCTCTACCTTCCATACCCTGGGTCTGGAAGTGATTAAACGCGAATACGCGGCGCTGGGGATGAAATCGAATTTCTCGCTGTTCGACGATACGGACCAACTGGCGTTGTTGAAAGAGCTGACCGAGGGTCTGATTGAGGATGACAAGCTTGTTCTCCAGCAACTGATCTCCACGATCTCCAACTGGAAAAACGATCTCAAAACGCCCGCTCAGGCGGCGGCTACCGCTATCGGTGAGCGAGACCGCATTTTCGCCCACTGCTATAGCCTGTACGACGCGCATCTGAAAGCCTGTAACGTGCTTGATTTCGACGATCTCATTCTGTTGCCGACACTGCTGCTTCAGCGAAATGAAGAGGTACGTGAACGCTGGCAGAATAAGATTCGCTATCTGCTGGTGGATGAATACCAGGATACCAACACCAGCCAGTACGAACTGGTAAAACTGCTGGTGGGGAATCGCGCGCGCTTTACCGTGGTGGGTGACGATGACCAGTCAATCTACTCCTGGCGCGGCGCGCGGCCGCAAAACCTGGTGCTGTTAAGCCAGGATTTCCCGGCGCTGCAGGTGATCAAGCTGGAGCAGAACTACCGTTCTTCCGGGCGCATCCTGAAGGCGGCAAATATCCTGATTGCCAATAATCCACACGTATTTGAAAAACGCCTTTTCTCTGAACTGGGCTATGGCGCGGAACTCAAGGTATTGAGCGCCAACAATGAAGAACATGAAGCTGAGCGGGTGACCGGGGAGCTGATCGCTCATCACTTTGTGAACAAAACGGAATATAAAGATTACGCCATTCTGTATCGCGGCAACCATCAGGCACGGGTGTTCGAAAAATTCCTGATGCAGAACCGTATTCCGTACAAAATTTCCGGCGGCACATCGTTCTTCTCGCGTCCGGAGATCAAAGATCTGCTGGCCTACCTGCGGGTATTGACCAACCCGGATGATGACAGTGCATTCCTGCGCATTGTGAATACACCAAAACGCGAAATCGGCCCCGCCACGCTGCAAAAGTTGGGTGAGTGGGCGACGACGCGCAATAAAAGCCTGTTTACCGCCAGCTTTGACATGGGGTTGAGCCAGACCCTCACCGGGCGCGGTTATGATTCCCTCACCCGCTTTACCCACTGGCTGGGTGAGATACAGCGTCTGGCAGAGCGTGAGCCGATTGCGGCCGTGCGCGATCTTATTCATGGCATTGATTACGAATCCTGGCTGTATGAAACCTCGCCGAGTCCAAAAGCCGCTGAAATGCGGATGAAAAACGTCAACCAGCTGTTTAGCTGGATGACCGAAATGCTGGAAGGCAGCGAACTGGACGAACCAATGACGCTGACCCAGGTTGTCACCCGGTTCACCCTGCGCGACATGATGGAGCGCGGCGAAAGCGAAGAAGAGTTGGATCAGGTTCAACTGATGACCCTGCATGCCTCGAAAGGTCTGGAATTTCCTTACGTGTTTATGGTGGGCATGGAGGAAGGCTTTCTGCCGCACCAGAGCAGCATCGACGAAGACAATATCGATGAAGAGCGCCGTCTGGCCTATGTTGGGATCACCCGTGCGCAGAAAGAGCTGATCTTTACGTTGTGTAAAGAGCGTCGTCAGTACGGTGAACTGGTGCGTCCGGAGCCAAGTCGTTTCCTGCTGGAGTTACCGCAGGACGATCTGATCTGGGAGCAGGAGCGTAAAGTGGTCAGTGCCGAAGAACGCATGCAGAAGGGGCAGGCCAGCATCGCGAATATTCGCGCCATGATGGCAAAAGCAAAAGAGAAGTCGTAG
- a CDS encoding sugar diacid recognition domain-containing protein, with product MNKIQANYYLQDSTARQIVQRTMGIIPYSVNVMNEHGMIIASGESSRLHQRHEGAVLALTENRVVEIDSATADKLKGVKPGINLPINFRDRLIGVLGITGEPSEVKAYAQLVKMASELIIEQMALLEQKQWDKRYREELINQLILRDQPPSSLSAVVSWLGVNLQVPRVVLIMELQQPDRDALRNLMDYFEYSARDHLVTFSDFNELIILKPISVKNSGWDKSQELNELQKFKHYAQSCGFSRLIVGGFFAGENGLRRSYQTAKSTQAMARRLKLKHQFIFHDDYALASLLGGLSDTWQAEELSKIWRNLVDQDAKGVLQKTLHHYFEHNCDLPQTATSLHIHVNTLRYRLQRVEDITGIKINNLKQLLWLYIGMELHR from the coding sequence ATGAATAAGATTCAAGCCAATTACTACCTACAAGACTCAACCGCACGCCAGATTGTGCAACGCACAATGGGGATCATCCCCTACTCGGTAAATGTCATGAATGAGCACGGCATGATCATCGCGTCCGGCGAATCCTCACGATTACATCAGCGCCATGAAGGCGCAGTGCTGGCACTGACCGAAAACCGGGTTGTTGAAATCGACTCCGCCACCGCGGATAAGCTCAAAGGGGTGAAGCCCGGTATCAATTTACCGATTAACTTCCGCGATAGACTGATAGGGGTTCTGGGCATTACCGGTGAGCCAAGTGAAGTCAAAGCCTACGCGCAGCTCGTAAAAATGGCGTCCGAACTCATCATCGAACAAATGGCGCTACTTGAGCAAAAACAGTGGGATAAACGCTACCGGGAAGAGTTGATCAATCAGCTTATTTTGCGGGATCAGCCGCCGTCGTCGTTAAGCGCGGTCGTTTCGTGGCTGGGCGTCAATCTCCAGGTCCCACGCGTGGTGTTGATTATGGAGTTACAGCAGCCGGATCGCGACGCCCTGAGAAACCTGATGGATTATTTTGAGTACAGCGCCCGCGATCATCTGGTGACGTTTTCCGATTTCAACGAACTCATCATTTTAAAGCCCATTAGCGTGAAAAATAGCGGCTGGGATAAATCTCAGGAGCTGAATGAGCTACAGAAATTCAAGCATTACGCCCAATCCTGCGGCTTTTCACGCCTGATTGTTGGCGGCTTTTTTGCGGGCGAAAATGGTCTACGCCGCTCTTACCAGACGGCAAAATCAACGCAAGCGATGGCCAGAAGACTGAAGTTAAAGCATCAATTTATTTTTCATGATGACTACGCGCTGGCCTCTTTGCTGGGCGGACTTTCAGATACCTGGCAAGCGGAAGAGTTATCAAAAATTTGGCGTAACCTGGTCGACCAGGACGCAAAAGGCGTTTTGCAAAAAACGCTGCACCACTATTTCGAACATAATTGTGATCTCCCGCAAACAGCGACCAGTCTGCATATTCATGTCAATACTTTACGCTATCGCTTGCAGCGGGTTGAAGATATTACCGGGATAAAAATCAACAACTTAAAACAACTACTTTGGTTGTATATCGGCATGGAGCTGCATCGCTGA